The genomic DNA CCCCCTCACCGGTATCCCTGGCAAGGTCATCATTTATCTCAGGCAGTATCTTCTTCTTTACCTCTGTAATCTTAACCTTAAAAATTACATCCCCTTCCGGTATTCTAATCTCTTGTTCTTCGCCCAGGTGTGCCCCCAAAAGACCGCTGTCTATCTCAGGCGCCACCATTTCTGCCCCTGTTTGAAACTCAACACCTTCTTTCTTGAGTTCTTTAACCTGCTTTCCTCCGGCAAACCCTTCATAATCTACCCGGAGATAATCCCCTTTAACAATGGCATGCGTCTCATCGCAGACCTCTAACTGGGCATTCTTCTCCCTTATTTCCTCAATCCCCGCCGCAATTTCTTCATCAGATACTGTTACGTCTTCTTTTTTCAGTTCTACACCAGCGTAATCAACGCTCTCTATCTTCGGACTGATCTCGACCGTTGCAGTAAAACTAAGCGGACTTCCTTTACTTACTTCAACATTCTCTATTTGCGGCATATCAACCGGTGTAAGCCCGCTGTCTTTAATCGCCTTATAATAGTATTCAGGGACAAGCTTTTTTATTATATCTGACTCTATGTCATCTTTATATCTGCGCTCTATAACATTCAGCGGCAACTTACCCTTTCTGAACCCGGGCACCTTTGCATTCTTACGCACATTCTCATATGCCTCTGAATACTCTTTTGACACTATATCTGACGGCACTTCAATCTTAATTATCCGTTTAACTTTTGAGACTTCTTCTATATCCATCTTCATCTCCGATTCTTTCCTCTCTATTTTAATGTTTTTTGCCTATTAAGCCTGTTTAATAAATCAGTCCATTCTTTCTTATGGTGCGAGAGGGGGGAGTTGAACCCCCATGGTTGCCCGCTGGATCCTAAGTCCAGTGCGTCTGCCAGTTCCGCCACTCTCGCGCGATTGTGTTGAAAAACGCCGGGTACCCATTGCTGCTAAGCAAATGCAATGGGTGGTGCGGCGTCAGGAGTAATAATTTGAGCTTCAACGTACAACCCAGTACGCCCTCAGCTCAAATTATTACTCCTTCCTTGCACCTGGTCATTTTTGAACACAATCGCGATGCAGGTCAATTTTGAGTTTCAACGTACAACACAGTACGCCTCGGCTCAAATTTACTTCCCTTCCTTGCATCTGGTCATTTTTGAGCACA from Nitrospirota bacterium includes the following:
- the tig gene encoding trigger factor gives rise to the protein MDIEEVSKVKRIIKIEVPSDIVSKEYSEAYENVRKNAKVPGFRKGKLPLNVIERRYKDDIESDIIKKLVPEYYYKAIKDSGLTPVDMPQIENVEVSKGSPLSFTATVEISPKIESVDYAGVELKKEDVTVSDEEIAAGIEEIREKNAQLEVCDETHAIVKGDYLRVDYEGFAGGKQVKELKKEGVEFQTGAEMVAPEIDSGLLGAHLGEEQEIRIPEGDVIFKVKITEVKKKILPEINDDLARDTGEGETLAGLMEKVKERVKERKEDELKASYKGSIIKKLIELNPVEIPPSLIEKEMKNFLARTKKFMGKKDAFEADEEKALREKYTSHAEELVKSDILITAIADIEGINAAEEDVEAEIKRMAARSQQDEALIKRYITSVEGGIDNIKDKIREDKVIALILSKVKWV